The Methanobrevibacter wolinii SH genome includes a window with the following:
- the dptG gene encoding DNA phosphorothioation-dependent restriction protein DptG yields MNFEKNYNNLLKQMNVNPEKKSLKNNINKNTPLFPFKSRTEDTATFENGFYSVLGEFSRILLNKKLDDSLNIKDIIAESKNNENFDIETESEDYLEKLVKEYLFNEKDELKIINPYLFLYLPLSNNKKSKGEKSIALFLRDVFFRDNKNLINFFNNKETNNLLIKLVLKNIPELTDNKTDFKYDCMIDSISELFNDDIDYLCKYEQYFIKNIDKVFAYYYFFYISQLVLKINRGFNDNKEIDELYYLLDWESASKNRKAVKKGYRFLTDKTASLFTKVSLIDQMNTLLGTHDLLEKDMLIYYEKLNYTEQREFLKYLKKWICVYKYYKDFDLTKSSEEEYLYDLSDNFKDLMNELFVTLNDKEHGNNRELKSRYAINLKNIAKKYFIKRRGSYGYTLNMNREILIVLTALCVKDKKIRLTQLFDEYEKRGIYFDIQSKEEIIKLLTQLNLIDKKSDSGDAQYVKPIL; encoded by the coding sequence ATGAACTTTGAAAAGAATTATAATAATCTTTTAAAACAGATGAATGTTAATCCAGAAAAAAAATCATTAAAAAATAATATTAATAAAAATACTCCTTTATTTCCATTTAAATCTAGGACTGAAGATACTGCTACATTTGAAAATGGATTTTACTCTGTTTTAGGGGAATTTTCTCGTATACTCCTTAATAAAAAACTAGATGATTCACTAAATATAAAGGATATCATTGCTGAATCAAAAAATAATGAAAATTTTGATATTGAGACTGAAAGTGAGGATTATCTGGAGAAATTGGTTAAGGAATATTTATTTAATGAAAAGGATGAGTTAAAAATTATAAATCCTTATTTATTTTTATATTTGCCTTTATCTAATAATAAAAAATCAAAAGGTGAAAAATCAATTGCATTATTTTTAAGGGATGTATTCTTTAGGGATAATAAAAACTTAATCAATTTTTTTAATAATAAAGAAACTAATAATTTACTTATAAAATTGGTTTTAAAGAATATTCCTGAGTTAACAGATAATAAAACTGATTTTAAATATGATTGTATGATTGATAGTATTTCTGAACTTTTTAATGATGATATTGATTACCTTTGTAAATATGAACAATATTTTATAAAAAATATTGATAAGGTTTTTGCATACTACTACTTTTTTTATATAAGTCAACTGGTGTTAAAAATTAATAGAGGCTTCAATGACAATAAAGAAATTGATGAACTTTATTATTTACTGGATTGGGAAAGTGCAAGTAAAAATCGTAAAGCGGTTAAGAAAGGATATCGTTTTTTAACTGATAAAACTGCTTCCTTATTTACTAAAGTAAGTTTAATTGATCAAATGAATACATTATTAGGTACTCATGACTTGCTTGAAAAGGACATGTTAATTTATTATGAAAAATTGAATTATACGGAACAAAGGGAATTCTTAAAATATTTAAAAAAATGGATTTGTGTATATAAATATTACAAGGATTTTGATCTTACAAAAAGTTCAGAGGAAGAATATCTTTATGATTTATCTGATAATTTTAAGGATTTAATGAATGAATTATTCGTTACACTTAATGATAAGGAACATGGAAACAACCGGGAACTTAAATCTAGATATGCAATTAATTTGAAAAATATTGCTAAAAAATATTTCATTAAAAGAAGAGGCTCCTATGGATACACATTAAATATGAATAGGGAAATTCTTATTGTACTGACTGCATTATGTGTTAAAGATAAAAAGATTAGATTAACCCAATTATTTGATGAATACGAGAAAAGGGGAATTTATTTTGATATACAATCTAAAGAAGAAATAATAAAACTACTTACCCAATTAAACTTAATAGATAAAAAAAGTGATAGTGGAGATGCTCAATATGTCAAACCAATTTTATAA
- a CDS encoding helicase HerA domain-containing protein has product MGVNSFYLKDEFKKYLDLEREIIDNNVFYGTLNVDNKLSKVDVQYSERLTNAYQDILNYFKTYDDSPEDNLPSLIYLNNDLEKLYENFINVFNEEIESIESNSFLNDDDTKKDLLKLGRIDTKDKIMYSSFSPINIAYQLEIKKQSGDEKLENNMVKRLVPNNLIPYVCSDDGKTLYKPIYQESAHEWVIYKKSKEVSIGTTNIFIKNVVSEKLDQFIKHFNYLFEFNPKAALKINVININDDKEVVKGVFSFVRSRLPDKLKTKDVIPVEVHIYSDSHKSSFDTFSRCRTKEEFDEEFGLKLSSKTLDEIDILHLVQNNIKYFKHPLDVENYEYAHISFYKGKSASIIANDNMDDIETGLSLNGLLSSVTSTTKHKDYRNGFGTKNILDKENQLVKTSINMNELVENSRNYGKNTYSKNKTIITTVELEEDNIEQLYDKSHWVTFIEPAFGIEYFNKTDNDLIIIHYSDQYSSSSRYDTITVTNKSVQYEDIINDFLRNKEDIEISKDEIISIIKMFNCINGEWLLRLISSKSGNYDMEKLSLVSAIKYSLAIYDHKDIIWIPISMEEILRIAGNVKLSKNEGIFSSDIEKGSYSDDLLLIGLKTNDDGTIEILYYPIEVKAGRNDFQTINKGKNQLNETYNLLKNQLKQFDNEGSEFKNKFFRNFFIQIFISNAEKLNINHIWDEKDFSRIEEFKSKLLNDDYIISYILEDKIGKGTLVSFKRDCFNASIAKEDGLQIIELPMENAYLGLVDTIEDMRKKIQSNSTDIEASDLLFNDNDLGKFDIPKKPDGPIGDDGNGGGEKHPKTHKGPKGPINPPGPPEPPMQKDSLENIRVLIGTQDGYDHKVYWEYGNSKLPNRHMLIQGKSGQGKTYFIQRVLKELSKQNIPSIIIDYTDGFKKSKLEEEFKKSVGNNLDVRTVVRDKFSLNPFKSYKIEIDEGEFMLEDEIKVASRFKNLVGSVYNFGDQQLNTIYNAVIRGIKKHGYKMDFEDLKDELMNEDSSVAGSVLNKLTELLDINPFISDDFDWSSILDKKDGKILIIQLTGLSSDIQNVITELILWDLWHYKTINGDEKNPFAIVLDEAQNLDFGKDSPSSKILKEGRKFGWSGIFATQSVQSFKSEELDALENVDEKIYFHPTDNSITKIAGILTKDNNRKKDWEKKLTKLTKGQCVVQGEFLNSNDELKSSEPVIVNVDEIIGDEPRRLETRTDISDYDGDVLINIEKNNKVSNQNFDDQKGKVVPLSSSGNEVQSLKRFDDSILNDSEQTFDEADFEDYIEFNVKTGLSYKNHGWAIKRGDIEKIIPKSDLEEKFVYIDGKMFKVKISSLVRIFYHKDEEIENYLKEKHLRNEDKTKIRLFLNDKIEKKVEPKNRISFKTTFTEQVKNNGTFVVPREISQYFVPKSNYEDICYFTIDGRKVVGHLNLIFRMRIDNNSRKYLNNYKFVGDDLEVTIPL; this is encoded by the coding sequence TTGGGGGTTAATAGTTTCTATTTAAAAGATGAGTTTAAAAAATATTTAGATTTAGAAAGGGAAATAATCGATAACAATGTATTTTATGGAACTTTAAATGTAGACAATAAATTATCTAAGGTTGATGTTCAATATAGTGAAAGATTAACAAATGCATATCAAGATATTTTAAATTATTTTAAAACTTATGATGATTCACCTGAAGATAATCTTCCAAGTTTGATTTATTTGAATAATGATTTGGAAAAACTTTATGAAAATTTTATCAATGTTTTTAATGAAGAAATTGAATCTATTGAAAGTAATTCCTTTTTAAATGATGATGACACTAAAAAAGACTTACTTAAGTTAGGTCGTATTGATACTAAAGATAAAATAATGTATTCTAGTTTCTCTCCAATAAATATCGCATATCAGCTTGAAATTAAAAAACAGAGTGGTGATGAGAAGTTAGAAAACAATATGGTTAAACGTTTAGTTCCAAATAATTTAATTCCATATGTATGTTCTGATGATGGAAAAACTTTGTATAAGCCAATTTATCAGGAATCAGCTCATGAATGGGTAATTTATAAAAAGAGTAAAGAAGTATCTATTGGTACTACTAATATTTTTATTAAAAATGTTGTATCTGAGAAACTAGATCAATTTATTAAACACTTTAATTATTTATTCGAATTCAATCCAAAGGCTGCTTTAAAAATTAATGTGATTAATATTAATGATGATAAAGAAGTAGTTAAAGGTGTATTTAGTTTTGTAAGATCCAGATTACCTGATAAATTAAAAACTAAAGATGTAATTCCTGTAGAAGTTCATATTTATAGTGATTCCCATAAGAGTAGTTTTGACACCTTTTCCAGATGTAGAACCAAAGAGGAATTCGATGAGGAATTTGGCTTAAAATTGTCCTCAAAAACATTAGATGAAATTGACATTTTACATTTAGTTCAGAATAATATAAAATACTTTAAACATCCTCTTGATGTTGAAAATTATGAATATGCTCATATTTCATTTTATAAAGGAAAATCTGCCAGTATAATAGCTAATGATAATATGGATGATATTGAAACTGGATTGTCATTAAACGGATTACTGTCTTCAGTTACCTCAACTACAAAACATAAGGATTATAGAAATGGTTTCGGTACTAAAAATATTTTAGATAAAGAAAATCAATTAGTTAAAACTTCTATTAACATGAATGAATTAGTTGAAAATAGCAGAAACTATGGTAAAAATACTTATTCTAAGAATAAAACTATTATTACAACTGTTGAATTAGAAGAAGATAATATTGAACAATTATACGATAAATCTCATTGGGTAACTTTTATAGAACCTGCATTTGGAATTGAATACTTTAATAAAACAGATAATGATCTAATAATTATTCATTACAGTGACCAATATAGTTCTTCAAGTAGATATGATACAATTACAGTTACAAATAAATCAGTTCAATATGAAGACATTATTAATGATTTCTTAAGAAATAAGGAAGATATTGAAATTAGTAAAGATGAGATTATCTCAATCATTAAAATGTTTAACTGTATAAATGGTGAATGGTTACTTAGATTAATCTCAAGTAAAAGTGGAAACTATGATATGGAGAAATTAAGTCTTGTATCTGCTATTAAATATTCTTTAGCTATTTATGACCATAAAGATATTATTTGGATTCCAATTTCAATGGAGGAAATCTTGAGAATCGCGGGAAATGTAAAATTAAGCAAAAATGAGGGAATTTTCTCATCAGATATTGAAAAGGGAAGTTATAGTGATGATTTACTTTTAATTGGTTTAAAGACAAATGATGACGGAACTATTGAAATTTTATATTATCCTATAGAAGTTAAAGCTGGAAGAAATGACTTTCAAACCATTAATAAAGGTAAAAATCAATTAAATGAGACTTATAACCTTCTTAAAAATCAACTAAAACAATTTGATAATGAAGGTAGTGAATTTAAAAACAAATTCTTTAGGAACTTCTTTATACAAATATTTATTTCAAACGCTGAAAAATTAAATATTAATCATATTTGGGATGAAAAGGATTTCAGTAGAATAGAAGAATTTAAATCTAAATTGTTAAATGATGATTACATTATCTCTTATATTTTAGAAGATAAAATTGGAAAGGGTACATTAGTTTCATTTAAAAGAGACTGCTTTAATGCTTCAATAGCTAAAGAAGATGGGCTTCAAATAATTGAATTGCCTATGGAAAACGCATATCTTGGTTTGGTTGATACGATTGAAGATATGAGAAAAAAAATACAATCTAATTCAACTGATATCGAGGCATCTGATTTGCTATTTAATGATAATGATTTAGGTAAATTTGATATTCCGAAAAAACCAGATGGTCCGATTGGTGATGATGGTAATGGGGGTGGTGAAAAACATCCTAAAACTCATAAAGGTCCTAAAGGTCCAATAAATCCCCCAGGTCCCCCTGAACCTCCAATGCAAAAAGACTCTCTTGAAAATATAAGGGTATTGATTGGAACACAGGATGGTTATGACCACAAAGTATATTGGGAATATGGAAATTCCAAATTACCTAATAGGCACATGTTAATTCAAGGTAAATCTGGTCAAGGAAAAACTTATTTCATTCAAAGGGTCCTTAAAGAATTATCCAAGCAGAACATACCTTCAATAATCATTGATTATACTGATGGATTTAAAAAATCTAAATTGGAGGAGGAATTCAAAAAATCAGTAGGTAATAATTTGGATGTTCGTACAGTGGTTAGGGATAAATTCTCATTAAATCCATTTAAAAGCTATAAAATTGAGATCGATGAAGGAGAATTTATGTTGGAAGATGAAATCAAGGTGGCAAGTAGATTTAAAAACCTTGTTGGTTCTGTATATAACTTTGGAGATCAACAATTAAACACAATTTATAATGCTGTAATTAGGGGTATTAAAAAGCATGGATATAAAATGGACTTTGAAGACCTTAAAGATGAATTGATGAATGAAGACTCATCTGTGGCAGGCTCCGTTTTAAATAAGTTAACTGAATTATTAGACATAAATCCATTTATCTCCGATGATTTTGATTGGTCTAGCATTTTAGATAAAAAAGATGGAAAAATTTTAATTATTCAATTAACAGGTCTATCTTCTGATATTCAAAATGTTATAACCGAGTTAATACTTTGGGATTTATGGCATTATAAAACAATTAATGGTGATGAAAAAAATCCATTTGCAATTGTTTTGGATGAAGCTCAAAATTTAGACTTTGGAAAGGATTCACCTTCTTCCAAAATACTTAAGGAAGGTAGGAAATTTGGATGGTCCGGAATATTTGCAACACAATCAGTTCAAAGTTTTAAATCTGAGGAGTTAGATGCATTAGAAAATGTTGATGAGAAAATATACTTTCATCCAACGGATAACTCTATTACAAAAATTGCAGGTATTTTAACTAAAGATAATAATAGGAAGAAGGATTGGGAAAAGAAATTAACTAAACTTACTAAAGGTCAATGTGTTGTTCAAGGTGAATTCTTAAATTCAAATGATGAATTGAAATCTTCAGAACCTGTGATTGTAAATGTTGATGAAATTATTGGTGATGAACCCAGGCGTTTAGAAACTAGAACAGATATTTCAGATTATGATGGTGATGTTTTAATAAACATTGAAAAGAATAATAAAGTTTCAAATCAAAACTTTGATGATCAGAAAGGAAAGGTTGTGCCTTTATCTTCATCTGGTAATGAGGTTCAAAGTTTAAAGAGATTTGATGATTCAATTTTAAATGATTCTGAACAAACATTTGATGAGGCCGATTTTGAAGATTATATTGAATTCAATGTAAAAACGGGTTTATCCTATAAAAATCATGGATGGGCTATTAAAAGGGGAGATATAGAGAAAATAATTCCAAAAAGTGATCTTGAAGAAAAATTTGTTTATATTGACGGTAAGATGTTCAAAGTTAAAATCTCATCTTTAGTACGTATATTTTATCATAAAGACGAAGAAATTGAAAATTATTTGAAAGAGAAACATCTGAGAAATGAGGATAAAACTAAAATTAGGCTGTTCTTAAATGATAAAATTGAAAAGAAAGTAGAACCTAAAAATCGTATTAGTTTTAAAACTACATTTACAGAACAAGTAAAAAATAATGGAACTTTTGTAGTTCCAAGGGAAATTTCTCAGTATTTTGTTCCTAAAAGTAATTATGAAGATATATGCTATTTTACAATTGATGGAAGAAAAGTAGTTGGACATTTAAATTTAATATTTAGAATGAGAATTGATAATAATTCTAGAAAATATTTGAATAATTATAAATTTGTTGGTGATGATTTAGAGGTAACTATACCTCTTTAA
- a CDS encoding beta strand repeat-containing protein — MYIFFNKNLKGGENINRKCLILVSLLIFLLSISSVVAEDFNNLSDTNSSFDLDINSSNTSTLNVNYENSDNLTSQNNNVSILTDEENHSFTDLQSLLNSSKSNTINLTNDYTCNSTIDSEIINAGGINFSPSETTSYTINGNGHILDGNHLTRIFNCNNFNGNLTLNNIVFKGGNSTQYGGAIYWYTNYTLNLINCTFINSKSNGGGAVYVKSTNGTIINSTFINNTADGGGAIQWISENATLTNTKFINNAATNFGGAIYLIGSNATLTNTKFTNNTARSYGGAIYWGGANGTTINTIFANNTATSYGGAIYWFGENGTTINTTFTNNTANYYGGAISWSGANGKTINSQFTNNKVDYYGGAIRWSGANGSVINSTFANNSGAYGGSIFYIDTSSTTTNSIFINNTAEFGGAIFLYNAGFKVNYSNFTKNRANVGSAFYDYYTENKNYTNYINNTVILDNQAYSNDLNFENFTGSNLTLIFTGLNTNFNGIYFQDNFANNNLSVVNLTYWGKNGIINTGNVVKEYLPNYNSTQEGIDIHVTVSDFKNNTIIDQIYRTDENGRIIIDLSNYNSRYYNIAASLKNDTYYTPITNNTVYDNKANTTAGLIQNISYGTENITLIFNDNLSGNISVLLNGTVYNGTVENGISHVNIGINNVDKYTALISYSGDNNYNGFKEIPLNFSIYKANPEIITNINNSTYGDINTVDITIIGVNGELLNGTVKVDINGRDYNFTLNNGKLIFELNNLSAGNYPVKIYYNGNNNYNNYTNETSFTVNKINTNLNVTLIDTYFNGKNYTVRFNITLKDFNQNLLNKTVDVTVDNKTYTVDLVKGTNILKIDGLSSGNFTVESRFNGTNNYAPSNNTKNFTIDLLKPELTVNAIRNENNVTVYINLRYNGTGINGTVTVTIDNKNYNVNIIDGKGNLTISNLKNSKYNINTVFNGDKIYSNVNNNTSFNINVTNNNNTNNNNTNNNTNNKNITNNINNRISPLNSQNSKINIKTSTLPKTGNPIFVLLLALFILIIAKKREN, encoded by the coding sequence ATGTATATATTCTTCAATAAAAATTTAAAAGGAGGTGAAAACATTAATAGAAAGTGTTTAATACTAGTTTCTTTATTAATATTCCTTCTTTCAATTTCTTCTGTTGTTGCTGAAGATTTTAATAATTTATCAGATACAAATAGTAGTTTTGATCTTGATATAAATTCTAGTAATACATCTACACTAAATGTTAATTATGAGAATTCTGATAATTTAACCTCTCAAAATAATAATGTTTCAATATTAACTGACGAAGAAAACCATTCATTTACAGATTTACAATCTTTATTAAATTCAAGTAAATCAAATACAATAAATTTAACAAATGATTATACATGTAATAGTACAATCGATTCAGAAATAATTAATGCTGGAGGAATCAATTTTTCCCCATCAGAAACAACATCATATACAATAAATGGTAATGGTCACATTCTTGATGGGAATCATTTAACAAGAATTTTCAATTGTAATAATTTCAATGGAAATCTAACATTAAACAATATTGTCTTTAAAGGTGGAAATTCCACACAATATGGTGGAGCTATATATTGGTACACAAATTATACACTTAATTTAATAAACTGTACCTTCATTAACAGTAAATCAAATGGTGGAGGAGCAGTATATGTAAAAAGTACAAATGGTACTATAATCAACTCAACATTTATCAACAACACTGCAGATGGTGGTGGTGCAATCCAATGGATAAGTGAAAATGCAACTTTAACTAATACAAAATTCATTAATAACGCAGCGACAAATTTTGGTGGGGCAATCTATTTAATAGGTTCAAATGCAACTTTAACTAATACAAAATTCACTAACAACACAGCAAGAAGTTATGGAGGAGCAATATATTGGGGAGGTGCAAATGGTACCACAATCAACACAATATTTGCTAACAACACAGCAACAAGTTATGGTGGAGCAATATATTGGTTTGGAGAAAATGGTACCACAATCAACACAACTTTTACCAATAACACAGCAAATTATTATGGTGGAGCAATAAGTTGGTCTGGTGCTAATGGAAAAACAATTAATTCCCAATTCACTAATAATAAAGTTGATTATTATGGAGGAGCAATTAGATGGTCTGGTGCAAACGGTAGTGTAATAAACTCAACATTTGCTAATAATTCTGGTGCATATGGTGGTTCAATCTTTTATATAGATACAAGTAGTACTACAACTAACTCAATATTCATCAATAACACAGCAGAATTTGGTGGTGCTATATTTCTTTATAATGCTGGCTTTAAAGTAAATTATAGTAATTTTACAAAAAATAGGGCAAATGTCGGATCTGCATTTTATGATTATTATACTGAAAATAAAAATTACACAAATTATATAAATAATACTGTAATTTTAGATAATCAAGCTTATTCAAATGATTTGAATTTTGAAAATTTCACAGGTTCAAATCTAACCTTAATATTCACTGGTTTAAATACTAATTTCAATGGTATTTATTTCCAAGATAATTTTGCTAATAACAATCTATCAGTAGTTAACCTTACATATTGGGGTAAAAATGGTATAATAAATACAGGTAATGTTGTGAAAGAATATTTACCTAATTATAATAGTACCCAGGAAGGTATAGATATACATGTAACTGTTAGTGATTTTAAAAACAATACAATTATAGATCAGATATATCGTACCGATGAAAATGGTAGAATTATAATTGATTTAAGTAATTACAATAGTAGATATTACAATATTGCAGCATCACTTAAAAATGATACATATTACACACCAATAACTAACAATACTGTTTATGATAATAAGGCTAATACAACTGCAGGATTAATACAAAATATTAGTTATGGAACAGAAAATATTACACTTATATTCAATGATAATTTAAGTGGAAATATATCTGTATTACTTAATGGAACTGTATATAATGGTACTGTAGAAAATGGTATATCCCACGTTAACATTGGAATAAATAATGTTGATAAATACACAGCACTTATATCATATTCAGGAGATAATAACTATAATGGATTTAAAGAGATACCTTTAAATTTTTCAATTTATAAAGCAAATCCTGAAATCATTACAAATATTAATAATTCTACATATGGTGATATTAACACTGTTGATATAACTATTATAGGAGTAAATGGAGAATTATTAAATGGTACAGTTAAAGTAGATATTAATGGTAGAGATTATAATTTTACCCTTAATAATGGTAAACTTATCTTTGAACTTAATAATTTATCAGCAGGAAATTATCCTGTTAAAATTTATTACAATGGCAATAATAACTATAATAACTATACTAATGAAACAAGTTTTACTGTAAATAAAATAAATACAAATTTAAATGTAACTTTGATTGATACATATTTCAATGGTAAAAATTATACAGTTAGATTTAATATTACTTTAAAAGACTTCAATCAGAATTTATTAAACAAAACTGTTGATGTTACTGTTGATAATAAAACATATACTGTTGATTTAGTAAAGGGTACTAATATATTAAAAATAGATGGTTTAAGTTCTGGTAATTTTACTGTTGAATCAAGATTTAATGGAACTAATAACTATGCTCCATCAAATAATACAAAAAACTTTACAATAGACTTATTAAAACCAGAATTAACAGTTAATGCAATAAGAAATGAAAATAATGTAACTGTATATATTAATCTTAGATATAATGGTACAGGTATAAATGGCACTGTTACTGTAACTATTGACAATAAAAACTATAATGTAAATATTATTGATGGAAAAGGTAATTTAACTATATCTAATCTTAAAAATAGTAAATACAATATAAATACAGTATTTAATGGAGATAAAATTTATTCAAATGTAAATAATAACACTTCATTCAATATAAATGTTACAAATAATAACAATACAAATAATAACAATACAAATAATAACACTAATAATAAAAATATTACTAACAATATAAATAATAGGATTAGTCCATTAAATAGTCAAAACTCAAAAATTAATATTAAAACTAGTACATTACCAAAAACTGGTAATCCAATATTTGTTTTACTCTTAGCTTTATTTATATTAATTATAGCTAAAAAACGTGAAAATTAA